The sequence CTACAGCCAGGCCCTCCTGACGCGCGATCGTATCGAAGATGGCATACCGGGCCTGGCGGGCAGCCTCCTGGAAGGAGCCCGCGCTGGCCTGCATTGCCCGGCCATCGACGGCCAGCACGTGCACCGGAATGCCGTGCCGCTCCCCGTACGCGCGCACCAGCGCCTCATCGGCATCGGACGCGTCGCCGCGCAGGCCATAGTTGACGTGCGCCGCCTGGACGCCGTAGCCGAGCCGGCGCAGGAGGTCGAGCAGGGTCATGGAATCCACGCCGCCGCTCACGCCGACGAGTAGCGCCGACTCCGGCGGCACGCCTCCCTCAGTGGCGATATAATCGGCGACACGTTCGAGCATGGTCACGAGGCGGCGCGCCCCTGGCTAAAACGGGTCTCCAACTCTTCTAACGAGAGGCTGACTTGCGTGGGCCGGCCGTAGGGGCATACATACGGCATCTCACACTGAAAGAGTTGATCGATCAGCGAGCGCATCTCTTTGGCATCCAGCTTCGCGCCGGCACGCAGCGCCCCGCGTCGGGCCATGCTCTTGGCCAGGTTCTCACGGGCACGGAGCTTGAGCGTATCGCGGTTCATCTTGTATTGCTCGAGGATCTCCTCGAGAATCTTACGCTCGTCGCCCACCTTGATGTCGGCCGGTACTCCGCGCACCACCACGGCCCGCCCGCTGAACAACTCGACCTCGAAGCCGAGCTTGCGGAATTCGGGCAGCAACTCCTTGACCAGCTCGAAGTCGCCCGGGCTAAATTCCAACGTATGGGGAAACAACAGCTGCTGAGAGAGCGCCATCCCGATTTCCAGGCTGTACATCGCCTTTTCGTACAGGATGCGCTCGTGGGCGGCGTTTTGATCGAAGATCATCAACCCGGAACGGATCTGGGTGAGGATGTACCGTTGATGGAGCTGCCAGATGGGCGCCCCGTCCTGATCGGCGTCGTCCGACGCGGAACGAGCAGCGGAGGGGATGAGGTACGCCTGCGACTCGCGTCCGGGCGTGGCGCCGGCGTACAATCGGGCGCTCAACTCGCCCCCCGGGGCGCCATATCCCCTTGAATGTCCCCCCGCAAATCCCACCGGCGCCCGGTCGGAGTGCGACGGCGAGGTCAGCCACGACGCGGCGATGGCGCTGCCGCCCGCTGAGCCCGTACTGGAGCCAGCCTCTGAGCCAGCGCCGGCCTGTGCGGTCTCAAAATCAAACTGCGGAGCCAGCGTGGCCGATCCGATGCCTTTGCGGACGACTGACCGGAGAAAGCCGTAGATCCCCCGCTCATCGTCGAATTTCACCTCTGCTTTGGTCGGGTGCACATTGACATCGACATGCCTGGGGTCCATGCTGAGAAAGACGACAAAAAACGGAAACGAGCCGTCTGGAATCAGCTCTTCGTAGGCGGAGCGGACAGCGTGTTCCAGGTAGCGGTCCTTCACAAAGCGGTCGTTGACAAACAAAAACTGCTCGCCACGGCTGCGGCGGAAGTAGTCGGGCTTGCTCACCAGTCCCCTGGCGGAGAGGTAACTGGTCGTCTCCTCGAACCCGACGAGGTG is a genomic window of Rhodothermales bacterium containing:
- the mutL gene encoding DNA mismatch repair endonuclease MutL; protein product: MTNAHDTETADSPDSIIRTMPAALANKIAAGEVVQRPASVAKELIENALDAGAGDISLIVKAAGSELVQVIDDGCGMSPIDALLCFDRHATSKLARIEDLNTLRTLGFRGEALASIGAVAQVTLVTRRLEDAAGYRVHVEDAALVSSEPCAARAGTSIAVRNLFYNVPARRSFLKTPATEFKHLVETFQFLALSHPGVAFSLYHDDNEVYRLPAEKGKDVTANLRARIQRLLGAHLGDHLVGFEETTSYLSARGLVSKPDYFRRSRGEQFLFVNDRFVKDRYLEHAVRSAYEELIPDGSFPFFVVFLSMDPRHVDVNVHPTKAEVKFDDERGIYGFLRSVVRKGIGSATLAPQFDFETAQAGAGSEAGSSTGSAGGSAIAASWLTSPSHSDRAPVGFAGGHSRGYGAPGGELSARLYAGATPGRESQAYLIPSAARSASDDADQDGAPIWQLHQRYILTQIRSGLMIFDQNAAHERILYEKAMYSLEIGMALSQQLLFPHTLEFSPGDFELVKELLPEFRKLGFEVELFSGRAVVVRGVPADIKVGDERKILEEILEQYKMNRDTLKLRARENLAKSMARRGALRAGAKLDAKEMRSLIDQLFQCEMPYVCPYGRPTQVSLSLEELETRFSQGRAAS